A section of the Streptomyces xinghaiensis S187 genome encodes:
- a CDS encoding penicillin acylase family protein: MTLYRDAWGIPHLRADSANELAFAQGHNAALDRAWQIEVERHRSRGTTAAFLGPEAVGWDRFARQARLDDTARRCLRTLDREDPDTATWLRHYVDGVNAGLAEGASRAPEFAATGLTPGHWEPWTPLGIWLSTHILFAGFPTKLWREEVARRLGEDWTGLFATDGPGTAGSNGWLVPGDRTVTGAAVLAGDPHRFIEAPGVYQQIRLACPEFDVIGLAVPGVPGIAHFGHTGHVAWSITNAMADYQDLYAERLRRGGGEEGAGSGGADGGGADGTDGANASAPEDSLGAGDLWGAVDSSGTVEALGPDGWRPVRRHAETIEVAGADPVRVTILETERGPVIIPPAQAPGSASASDPATDGGGHALAVSLRYPPRVREDLGFAVLPALLRARSVADVDRALDRWVEPVNVVHAADTAGGTLHRVAGAVPLRHPGNRLRVAPAWEADRGWRGWHHPMPRDTVRGPAVMANQRGIAGPLGVEFAPPHRAERIRSLLDRQALWAAGDMAAIHRDTRLASAEPLLRLLAGLDRADGPRDGHHRDGHGTGREDDPADGGDGTETTTARLSPAAADLRDRLLRWDRHMDADSTDAAAFATVRAHVVRRLAEHPVLAPLAVPPPHPDVFQPWLALVPRVAFALETLLTSDRIPGADRIEAVRRAVEETAAEEAGAAGPPQRWGDLHRLAPWQALPESAPGRRAGDSDAAAEPVPGAPDTAPGIRPALSGDHDCVLATSSVPGLTHHSARASAARFVWDLARREDSRWIVPLGASGIPGHPHRSDQLPLWVRGDLVPVVTDWSLLTSEPSEPPEPSEPTGRGPAGPDPVAPDPAGPDGAPEDRLGAGDSARVPPGSYDTGPVLRAVEPADPVRPEDTVPPEARHP, translated from the coding sequence ATGACGCTCTACCGCGACGCCTGGGGGATCCCGCATCTCCGCGCGGACAGTGCCAACGAACTCGCTTTCGCCCAGGGGCACAACGCCGCCCTGGACCGGGCCTGGCAGATCGAGGTGGAACGGCACCGGTCCCGGGGCACCACGGCCGCGTTCCTGGGGCCGGAAGCCGTCGGCTGGGACCGGTTCGCCCGGCAGGCCCGGCTGGACGACACCGCCAGACGCTGCCTGCGCACCCTGGACCGGGAGGATCCGGACACCGCGACATGGCTCCGGCACTACGTCGACGGTGTCAACGCGGGTCTGGCCGAAGGAGCCTCCCGCGCCCCGGAGTTCGCGGCCACCGGGCTCACCCCCGGGCACTGGGAGCCGTGGACGCCCCTGGGCATCTGGCTGTCCACCCACATCCTCTTCGCCGGTTTCCCCACCAAGCTGTGGCGCGAGGAGGTGGCCCGGCGCCTCGGCGAGGACTGGACCGGGCTGTTCGCCACCGACGGACCAGGGACCGCGGGCAGCAACGGCTGGCTCGTCCCCGGCGACCGCACCGTCACCGGAGCGGCCGTCCTCGCCGGAGACCCGCACCGCTTCATCGAGGCCCCGGGCGTCTACCAGCAGATCCGGCTGGCCTGCCCGGAGTTCGACGTCATCGGGCTGGCCGTCCCGGGCGTTCCGGGCATCGCCCACTTCGGGCACACCGGTCACGTCGCCTGGTCGATCACCAATGCCATGGCGGACTACCAGGACCTGTACGCCGAACGCCTGCGGCGTGGCGGGGGAGAAGAGGGCGCGGGCAGCGGTGGTGCGGACGGCGGTGGTGCGGACGGCACGGACGGCGCGAACGCCTCGGCCCCGGAGGATTCCCTCGGTGCGGGGGACCTCTGGGGGGCGGTGGACTCCTCCGGGACCGTGGAGGCGCTCGGCCCGGACGGCTGGCGGCCGGTGAGGCGCCACGCCGAGACCATCGAGGTCGCGGGCGCCGATCCGGTGCGGGTCACCATCCTGGAGACGGAGCGCGGGCCGGTGATCATCCCGCCGGCGCAGGCGCCGGGCTCGGCCTCGGCTTCTGATCCGGCGACTGACGGGGGAGGGCACGCCCTCGCCGTGAGCCTGCGCTACCCGCCGCGCGTGCGCGAAGACCTCGGGTTCGCCGTCCTGCCCGCGCTGCTGCGGGCCAGGAGCGTCGCCGACGTCGACCGGGCCCTGGACCGCTGGGTCGAGCCGGTGAACGTCGTCCACGCGGCCGACACCGCGGGCGGAACCCTGCACCGGGTGGCCGGCGCCGTACCGCTGCGCCACCCGGGGAACCGGCTCCGCGTCGCACCGGCCTGGGAGGCCGATCGCGGGTGGCGGGGCTGGCACCACCCGATGCCCCGGGACACCGTGCGGGGCCCCGCGGTCATGGCGAACCAGCGGGGGATCGCGGGCCCGCTCGGCGTGGAGTTCGCACCGCCGCACCGCGCCGAGCGCATCAGGTCCTTGCTGGACCGGCAGGCCCTCTGGGCCGCCGGGGACATGGCCGCGATTCACAGGGACACCCGACTGGCCTCCGCCGAACCGCTGTTGCGGCTCCTCGCGGGTCTCGACCGCGCGGACGGCCCCAGGGACGGCCACCACAGGGACGGCCACGGAACCGGCCGCGAGGACGACCCCGCGGACGGCGGAGACGGCACCGAGACCACCACCGCCCGCTTGAGCCCCGCGGCCGCGGACCTGCGGGACCGGCTGCTGCGCTGGGACCGCCACATGGACGCGGACAGCACCGACGCCGCGGCCTTCGCCACCGTACGGGCGCACGTCGTCCGGCGGCTGGCGGAGCACCCCGTGCTGGCGCCGCTGGCCGTGCCCCCGCCCCATCCGGACGTGTTCCAGCCCTGGCTGGCCCTGGTCCCGAGGGTGGCCTTCGCGCTGGAAACCCTGCTGACGTCCGACCGGATCCCGGGCGCGGACCGGATCGAGGCGGTACGACGGGCCGTCGAGGAGACAGCCGCGGAGGAGGCCGGGGCCGCCGGCCCGCCACAGCGGTGGGGAGACCTGCACCGCCTGGCCCCGTGGCAGGCACTGCCGGAGTCCGCACCCGGCCGGCGCGCGGGAGACTCGGACGCGGCCGCCGAGCCCGTCCCCGGGGCCCCGGACACGGCGCCCGGCATCCGGCCCGCCCTCTCCGGCGACCACGACTGCGTCCTGGCCACCTCCAGCGTGCCCGGTCTCACCCACCACAGCGCCAGAGCCTCCGCCGCCCGCTTCGTGTGGGATCTCGCCCGCCGCGAGGACAGCCGGTGGATCGTGCCCCTGGGCGCCTCCGGGATCCCCGGTCACCCGCACCGGAGCGACCAACTGCCGCTCTGGGTGCGCGGCGACCTCGTCCCCGTGGTCACCGACTGGAGCCTGCTCACATCGGAGCCATCGGAGCCACCGGAGCCATCGGAGCCCACCGGCCGGGGCCCGGCCGGTCCCGATCCGGTTGCCCCCGACCCGGCAGGCCCGGACGGCGCTCCCGAGGACCGTCTCGGTGCGGGCGATTCCGCTCGGGTGCCCCCGGGCTCGTACGACACCGGCCCGGTCCTCCGCGCGGTCGAGCCGGCCGATCCGGTCCGCCCGGAGGACACCGTTCCGCCGGAGGCCCGTCACCCCTGA
- a CDS encoding ArsR/SmtB family transcription factor — MAEDVFKALADPTRRRILDELVERDGQTLFEICTRLVTKHGLGLSRQAISQHLAVLEAAGLVRSRRQGRYKFHDVNTEPLERIVTRWLRPDEPESAP; from the coding sequence ATGGCCGAGGATGTCTTCAAGGCGCTGGCCGACCCCACCCGCCGGCGCATCCTCGATGAGCTGGTGGAACGGGACGGCCAGACCCTGTTCGAGATATGCACGCGGCTGGTGACCAAGCACGGACTGGGGCTGTCCCGCCAGGCGATCAGCCAGCACCTGGCCGTACTCGAAGCGGCGGGCCTGGTCCGTTCGCGGCGCCAGGGCCGCTACAAGTTCCACGACGTGAACACCGAACCCCTTGAGCGCATCGTGACGCGGTGGCTCAGGCCCGACGAACCGGAGAGCGCCCCATGA
- a CDS encoding DHA2 family efflux MFS transporter permease subunit — protein sequence MQPETQPQRRPEPEPETRPGPAAGHPAPEAGPDHPDHPDHPGHPARWLILAVVCLVELVVVLDNTVLNVAIPSLTAELGASTADIQWVINAYALVQAGLLLTAGSTADRYGRKRMLLTGLVLFGIGSLAAGLAGSAGQLIAARAGMGVGAALLLTTTLAVVLQIFGAAERPRAIGIWAAVSALGFAAGPVVGGLVLSHYWWGAIFLVNIPVVLFALAAAAVLVPETRDPAAGRPDLPGAALSVVGMTALVYAVITGPEHGWTSVSVLLPALFGIAGLVLFAAWERRTPHPVLDPRLFRDRRFTGAVTGVVLITFGSGGALYLLTQQLQFIRGGTPLEAGLAIAPFALTVVALNFTGVSARLIRGFGLPTVITCGMAALAAGFAVVALVGDGHYGGLLSGLLLMGVGCAFANPAIAEAVMGSIPKEKAGAGAGVNSTLAELGAGLGVAVLGAVLASRFSGLLPASAAGADSLPEALGRAAGEAERARITSAFAAGLETGQLAGAVAVLAGGCAAGYLLRRAGGDGGRGRDADGAPDAGTAVGAGAAVGTGAAAGPGPGSHTGAGPAAGSGPDPGAPEAVVSGASAAPAAPAASAVPGRPEGGPGRGDRR from the coding sequence ATGCAGCCGGAGACGCAACCGCAGAGGCGGCCCGAGCCGGAGCCGGAGACGCGGCCCGGCCCGGCCGCCGGCCACCCCGCCCCCGAAGCCGGCCCGGACCACCCGGACCACCCGGACCACCCCGGCCACCCCGCGCGGTGGCTGATCCTCGCCGTCGTCTGCCTCGTCGAACTGGTCGTCGTCCTCGACAACACCGTGCTCAACGTGGCGATCCCCTCCCTCACGGCGGAACTCGGCGCCTCCACCGCCGACATCCAGTGGGTGATCAACGCCTACGCGCTGGTCCAGGCCGGGCTGCTGCTCACCGCAGGCAGCACCGCCGACCGCTACGGCCGCAAACGGATGCTGCTCACCGGGCTCGTCCTGTTCGGCATCGGCTCCCTCGCCGCCGGACTCGCCGGCTCCGCCGGCCAGTTGATCGCCGCGCGGGCCGGCATGGGCGTGGGCGCGGCCCTGTTGCTCACCACCACCCTCGCCGTCGTCCTGCAGATCTTCGGCGCGGCGGAACGCCCCAGGGCCATCGGGATCTGGGCCGCCGTCAGCGCGCTCGGCTTCGCCGCCGGGCCCGTCGTCGGCGGCCTGGTGCTCAGCCACTATTGGTGGGGCGCGATCTTCCTGGTCAACATCCCCGTGGTGCTGTTCGCCCTGGCCGCCGCGGCGGTCCTCGTCCCGGAGACCCGCGACCCGGCCGCCGGCCGCCCCGACCTGCCGGGCGCCGCCCTCTCCGTCGTCGGCATGACGGCCCTGGTGTACGCGGTGATCACCGGGCCGGAGCACGGCTGGACCTCCGTGTCCGTGCTCCTCCCCGCACTGTTCGGCATCGCCGGGCTGGTCCTCTTCGCCGCGTGGGAACGCCGGACCCCGCATCCCGTGCTGGACCCCCGGCTGTTCCGCGACCGCCGCTTCACCGGCGCCGTGACGGGTGTCGTCCTCATCACCTTCGGCAGCGGGGGAGCGCTTTATCTGCTCACCCAGCAGCTCCAGTTCATCCGCGGCGGCACCCCGCTGGAGGCCGGACTGGCCATCGCGCCGTTCGCGCTGACCGTGGTGGCGCTGAACTTCACCGGTGTCTCGGCCCGGCTGATCCGCGGCTTCGGGCTGCCGACCGTGATCACCTGCGGGATGGCCGCGCTGGCGGCCGGGTTCGCGGTGGTGGCGCTGGTGGGCGACGGGCACTACGGCGGGTTGCTGTCCGGCCTGCTGCTGATGGGCGTCGGCTGCGCCTTCGCCAACCCGGCCATCGCCGAGGCCGTCATGGGCTCCATCCCGAAGGAGAAGGCCGGCGCGGGCGCCGGGGTCAACAGCACCCTCGCCGAACTGGGCGCGGGGCTCGGCGTCGCCGTCCTCGGCGCCGTCCTCGCCTCCCGGTTCAGCGGACTGCTGCCCGCCTCGGCAGCCGGCGCCGACTCGCTTCCCGAGGCCCTGGGCCGCGCCGCCGGCGAGGCGGAGCGAGCCCGGATCACCTCGGCCTTCGCGGCCGGTCTGGAGACGGGCCAGCTGGCGGGCGCCGTGGCCGTACTCGCCGGGGGCTGCGCGGCGGGATACCTGCTGCGGCGCGCGGGCGGGGACGGGGGCAGGGGCAGGGATGCGGACGGAGCCCCCGACGCGGGGACGGCCGTGGGCGCGGGGGCTGCCGTCGGCACGGGAGCCGCCGCGGGACCCGGCCCGGGGTCGCACACAGGTGCGGGGCCGGCCGCGGGCTCCGGCCCGGACCCGGGCGCACCGGAAGCCGTGGTGTCCGGGGCTTCCGCCGCACCGGCCGCACCCGCCGCGTCCGCCGTACCCGGCCGCCCCGAAGGCGGCCCCGGCAGAGGAGACCGGAGATGA
- a CDS encoding IucA/IucC family protein, whose translation MSTTAPHGAAAADAAPHGAAPLRPAPHTPHTAAPAEAVAHLTPGHWDTAVRLLIRKALAEFSHERLLTPEPLPGGRYRVTSDDGTVEYRFAARRMRLDHWHVDAASITRHRVGGTGTDEAQGTAEAQDTSEAHGTSEAHGTSEAHGTELPLDGLAFFTELRTTLGIADDILPVYLEEIGSTLSGTAYKLGKPAVSAAELAAADFQAIETGMTEGHPCFVANNGRLGFGIHDYHAHAPETGAPVRLLWLAAHRDHTTFTCSADTDYDSLLRAELGDALLGRFTAQLTALGLDPGDYLLIPVHPWQWWNKLSVTFAAEIAQRRLVCLGPGDDDYLAQQSIRTFFNTSDPAKHYVKTALSVLNMGFMRGLSAAYMEATPAINDWLAGLVARDPVLRRTGLTVIRERAAIGYRHRGYEAATDKHSPYRKMLAALWRESPVPGLRPGQRLATMAALLHTDRDGRSLTAALIERSGLTAEDWLRRYLDAYLTPLLHSFYAHDLAYMPHGENVILVLEDDAVARVVFKDIAEEIVVMNDRAELPPEVERVRAEVPEDMKLLSILTDVFDCFLRHLAAVLAAEEVVDEDAFWRTVAGTVTAYQESVPELAGRFARYDIFAPEFALSCLNRLQLRNNRQMVDLQDPSGALQLVGTLENPIAAHAPAPAPSRT comes from the coding sequence ATGAGCACCACCGCCCCCCACGGGGCCGCAGCCGCCGACGCCGCCCCCCACGGCGCGGCCCCGCTCCGGCCCGCCCCGCACACCCCGCACACAGCGGCACCCGCAGAGGCGGTCGCCCACCTCACCCCCGGGCACTGGGACACCGCCGTCCGGCTGCTGATCCGCAAGGCCCTCGCCGAGTTCTCCCACGAGCGGCTGCTCACCCCGGAGCCGCTGCCCGGCGGCCGCTACCGCGTCACCAGTGACGACGGCACCGTCGAATACCGGTTCGCCGCCCGGCGGATGCGGCTCGACCACTGGCACGTCGACGCGGCGAGCATCACCCGCCACCGCGTCGGCGGCACCGGCACCGATGAGGCGCAGGGCACGGCTGAGGCGCAGGACACGTCCGAGGCGCACGGCACGTCCGAGGCGCACGGCACGTCCGAGGCGCACGGCACCGAACTCCCGCTCGACGGCCTCGCCTTCTTCACCGAGCTGCGCACCACCCTGGGCATCGCCGACGACATCCTCCCCGTCTACCTGGAGGAGATCGGCTCCACCCTCTCCGGCACCGCCTACAAACTCGGCAAGCCCGCCGTCAGCGCCGCCGAACTGGCCGCCGCAGACTTCCAGGCCATCGAGACCGGCATGACCGAGGGCCACCCCTGCTTCGTCGCCAACAACGGCCGCCTCGGCTTCGGCATCCACGACTACCACGCCCACGCGCCCGAGACCGGCGCACCCGTCCGGCTGCTGTGGCTGGCCGCCCACCGCGACCACACCACCTTCACCTGCTCCGCCGACACCGACTACGACAGCCTGCTCCGCGCCGAACTCGGCGACGCCCTCCTCGGCCGCTTCACCGCACAGCTCACCGCCCTGGGCCTCGACCCCGGCGACTACCTCCTCATACCCGTCCACCCCTGGCAGTGGTGGAACAAACTCTCCGTCACCTTCGCCGCCGAGATAGCCCAGCGGCGCCTGGTCTGCCTCGGCCCCGGCGACGACGACTACCTCGCCCAGCAGTCCATCCGCACCTTCTTCAACACCAGCGACCCGGCGAAGCACTACGTCAAAACGGCCCTGTCCGTGCTCAACATGGGCTTCATGCGCGGCCTCTCCGCCGCCTACATGGAGGCCACCCCCGCCATCAACGACTGGCTCGCCGGCCTCGTCGCCCGCGACCCCGTCCTCCGCCGGACCGGCCTCACCGTCATCCGCGAGCGCGCCGCCATCGGCTACCGCCACCGCGGCTACGAGGCCGCCACCGACAAGCACTCCCCGTACCGCAAAATGCTGGCCGCCCTCTGGCGCGAGAGCCCCGTCCCCGGACTGCGCCCCGGACAGCGGCTCGCCACCATGGCCGCCCTCCTCCACACCGACCGCGACGGCCGCTCCCTCACCGCCGCCCTCATCGAACGCTCCGGCCTGACCGCCGAGGACTGGCTGCGCCGCTATCTCGACGCCTACCTCACGCCGCTGCTGCACAGCTTCTACGCCCACGACCTGGCGTACATGCCGCACGGCGAGAACGTCATCCTCGTCCTGGAGGACGACGCCGTGGCCCGGGTGGTGTTCAAGGACATCGCCGAGGAGATCGTCGTCATGAACGACCGCGCCGAGCTGCCGCCCGAGGTCGAACGCGTCCGGGCCGAGGTGCCCGAGGACATGAAACTGCTCTCCATCCTCACCGACGTCTTCGACTGCTTCCTGCGCCATCTGGCCGCCGTGCTGGCGGCCGAGGAGGTCGTCGACGAGGACGCCTTCTGGCGCACGGTCGCCGGGACCGTCACGGCCTACCAGGAGTCGGTGCCCGAACTCGCCGGCCGCTTCGCGCGGTACGACATCTTCGCCCCCGAGTTCGCCCTGTCCTGCCTCAACCGGCTCCAGCTGCGCAACAACCGGCAGATGGTCGATCTCCAGGACCCCTCCGGCGCCCTCCAGCTCGTCGGCACCCTGGAGAACCCGATCGCGGCCCACGCCCCGGCTCCCGCACCGTCGAGGACCTGA
- a CDS encoding GNAT family N-acetyltransferase, producing MTPDDFRDTGEPARTDAPRPGASAATPAESGPGAGGPPRTPVHERHVDGFGTVRVVPVDPARDTDLLHDWVTRDRARFWGMREHSREQVREIYEFLDSLPTHHAYLIHRDGRPVALFQTYEPSADPVGDCYDVQPGDFGLHLMIGPADGAPEPGFTDTLLSVFLDHLLAEDPHRRRIVAEPDARNAKAIERLRRTGFELGPEIELPGKRARMLFLERGTHLARVRTSRSGPRPSSR from the coding sequence ATGACCCCCGACGACTTCCGTGACACCGGCGAACCAGCCCGGACCGACGCACCGCGGCCCGGTGCCTCCGCCGCCACTCCCGCCGAGTCCGGCCCCGGCGCCGGTGGCCCTCCCCGAACCCCGGTGCACGAGAGGCACGTCGACGGCTTCGGGACCGTCCGCGTCGTCCCCGTCGACCCCGCCCGCGATACGGATCTGCTCCACGACTGGGTCACCCGGGACCGTGCCCGCTTCTGGGGGATGCGCGAGCACTCGCGCGAACAGGTCCGGGAGATCTACGAGTTCCTCGACTCCCTCCCCACTCACCACGCCTACCTGATCCACCGGGACGGCCGCCCGGTGGCGCTTTTCCAGACCTACGAACCCTCCGCCGACCCGGTGGGTGACTGCTACGACGTGCAGCCCGGCGACTTCGGCCTGCATCTCATGATCGGCCCCGCCGACGGCGCCCCCGAGCCCGGCTTCACCGACACCCTCCTCTCCGTCTTCCTCGACCATCTGCTGGCGGAGGATCCGCACCGCAGGCGGATCGTCGCCGAACCCGACGCCCGGAACGCGAAGGCCATCGAGCGCTTGCGGCGCACGGGCTTCGAACTCGGCCCGGAGATCGAACTGCCCGGGAAGCGGGCGCGGATGCTCTTCCTCGAACGCGGTACGCACCTGGCCCGCGTGCGAACGTCCCGGTCCGGACCTCGGCCCTCATCGCGGTAG